The genomic stretch ATGAAGTTAACTTATCAATGAATAAATAATAATTCTAATAATCTAATAAAGTTTATAGGTTTCCGTGACACCCGTAACATAATCTTTTGAACCATTGACAATAATTCCAAATATTCCGATTGGTGAATTACTTAATAGTTCTAGAGCTTGTGTAAGGTTAGATGCTTTAGTCTTATCTAATCCAACCACCATAACAATACCATCTGTTCTTGCAGCAATCAGCTTTGAGTCAACTAAACCGAGTAAAGGAGGAGTATCATAAATCACTAAATCAAAGTTTTCCTGAAATGATTGCATTAAGATCTGCATCTTTTGAGAGGAAAGTAATCTTGTGGGATCTGGCGGAACTTGACCTGAAGTAAGAATTGATAAGTTGGGTTCAATTGAAGATCTTTGTACTACTTGATCAAAGTTTAGATCCGTAGATATTAAATTACTAAGTCCTAAAGCATTACTCAGAAGCAATCGATCATGTAATTTCGGACGACGCAGATCAGCATCTACCAATAGAACTCGTTTCCCTAAAGCTGCTGCTGCCTGCGCTAAATACAATGAAGTAGTTGATTTACCTTCACTGGGTATGGATGAACTAATAACAAGAGAGCGGATTTCTTCATCAGGACTGAGAAGCCGAATATTCGTATAAAGCGATCGAAAAGACTCCAAAAAGATAGAAGTCATATAGTAGGGTTGGATTGCATTAGAATCTGAGTCTAAGCCTTGATGAGATCGATTTATCCAAGACTTGAAATTCATGATTTTTGTCAGTTTACCAATAGCAGATGAAGTTTCGTTCCGCATCAAGCTACGATTTAATGGAATTCCTTCCAAAATTTCATCCGTATCTTCATCAGAATATAAATCTGAATTAAATGGAATTATTCCTAAAATAGGTAATTTGGCAATATCTTTTACTTCATCCGTTGTTCGTAACAGATTACTCAACCTATCTAGAAATAGAGCTACCCCAGAACCTAGTAATAACCCTAGTATGCCACCCAACACTCCATTTTTTTTAATATCGGCTGATGATGATGCAGGATCTTTAGCGGGAGTCAGAATTTGCCAAGGGGTTTTACGTTGTCCAGCATCAATACGTAAAGCTTCACGTTTGGTTAAAAATTGATTTAAATTCTCGTTGGTGATTTTTATCTCTTGTTGAATATCTGTGTATTGACGGGAGATAATTGATAGCTGTTTTACTTGCTGATTGAGCTTATCTTCTACTTCCGACAATATTTCAAGACGGGCTTCTAAATCTCGGATACGGCTGGCAACTAATTCTTTAGCTCTCTCCTCTTCTAGTCGGAGTAACGGTATCAAATTAGCTCTTTGATCTCGTAATGCTTGGACTCTATCTGTATTTTCCTGAAATATGCTTAACTCTTTCGCAATTTGACCATCTACAGTCTGAATTTGGGATAAAATTGCCTGATATCGAGAATTCTCTTGCAGTATAGAGGAAACTTTGGTTTCATTGACTGGTTCAGCAACTTGACGACTTAAATCAGAAAATAGCGATCGCAATTCATCTAACTTGACTTGGGTTTCCAGTTTCTGTTGACTAATGGTAGTGGTTTCAGAAGCTAGTTGTTTGCTGCTTGAATCTGGATCAATGAGATTGTACTGTTGCCGAAAAGTCTGGAGCTTATCCTGAAGCTTTCCTGCTCTTTCTTGGACTTGAGGCAGTTGAGAATTGACAAAGTCAATTCCTTGTTGCACATCAGACAATCGTTCTTCCAAACTATAGTCAAGATAAGCCTTAGACAGTAAATCAAGAACTGCCTTAACCTTTGCTGAGTTTTTATCTTGGTAACTAACGCTGAGAATCTGATTTTCGGCTTTAATTGCTAATCCATCGACTAAACTATCGTAATTAATATCTGGGTACTTTGACTTTAACGCTTCAGAAATTGGATTGAGAATTTTAGGACTTTTTAATAGTTTTAATGTAGTAGGGCTAATAGTGTCTTTAGGTTCTTCTGTATCCCTATTGTTAAGTGTTACAGCAGAAATCACTCGGGTCTCTTCAGTAATTGGCTTGGCTAAAATTTCAAACCCTGATTGATAAATTGGTTTACTAGTAGCCGATTTAAATACAGCTAAAGAAGTAACTACAATAGTTACACCTGCAATTACAGGTAATCTGCGTTGTAAAGATTGCAGTACATTTCCAAATTTCAATCCTCCTTCATCATCGTTGAGTGATGCACTAGACACGTTAGTACTTAAAACACGTTTAACATCACTTTTTTGATGATATATCTGAGAATTCTGTTCACTTTGCATGTTTGTTTCCGTGCATATGCGGATTATGTGGTTAATTCTGGTGCTCAATCAATAGCGATCACGAGCTATTACCCACTCCGTATTGTAAATGCTCAAAGAATAGAATCTAGTTTAACTCATACAAACTTGGCTCTAATTTACGGCAGTACGATTGCTTAAGTCAAGACTTCAAATTGTATAGACAAGCACAATTAGGACAACAACATCAACAAATATTAGCTTTTTATCTGATTCTCCTTTGAGAAAACAATCTGCTTAAGCATTAGCCAAATAAAAATTGGGATAGTCGTAGCATAGCGTTTCCAGAGTCTCTTTGGTTCTTGACAAAGGCGAAATAACCACTCCAATCCGAGATTTTGCATTAATTTTGGAGTTTCTTTTAAGATTCCTGCATAAACAGGGAAAACACCGCCTACTCCAATCATGACAGCTTGGATTTTATCCTTATGTTGATTCATCCATAATTCCTGTTTAGGGCATCCTAGTGCAACGAATAAAACTCCTGCTCCACTCTCATTAATAGTATTCACCATATCCATGTCTACTGTAGAAGCTAATGGACGGAATGGAGGGGATTCAGTACCTGCGATCTTTATAGTGGGAAATTGTAATTTTAGTCTCTGGCTAATTTTATCAAGTACTTCAGGAGATGAACCTAAGAGGAAAATGCTCGTTTGTGCGATCGCAGCTTGCTGGCAAACTGTCTGAAAAATATCCATGCCCGCAACTCGCTGAGCCTGCTTGTGTCCTAGCGACTTTAGCATCCAAACTAAGGGCATTCCGTCTGGTGTAACTAAATCTGCCTGTTTTAATACATTCGCAAAGTGATTATTTTGCCAAGCTTCAACTAGCATATGCACATTAGCAACACAAACCATCCTGCTTTGCTTTTGGTTTGCCCAACTTACCATCAGATTGATTTGTTCATCAAAGAGCAAAGTTGATACTGGAGTAACAATTAAGTCTTGTTTAGGGATGTCATCTGTATACATTTGTAAAATCTTCTTGTATAAAGCAATAAACTTGTCTCGTAAAGTAGAAAATTGCAGGAGTTTGTGTAAACAATCATTTCCAGAGTTTAGCAGCTTAAATATATCGCTATTTCTTGGTGACTTTAAACCCTTATCCTGCTATTTTAAGCATCTAATTATATAAATAGCAAAAGAGATTAGTTTTTCTTTACATCACTATACAAGGTTTCTGAATTGATGTTGATAGCTAGTTAAAGGCTATATTTATCCATATTTAATTAAAACACAAGACATTATATAACTTTATAACTTTTCCATAACTCTTTTATAACTTTCAAGATATTGATAGCCATCAGCGGGTTTCATTTGCTACCTTTTATGTTGTATTTCTACGCACCTTAGAATAAGGGCAAAGGTTGACTTACAGCTATTCCTATAGCAGCTATTTTTGAAAATTATTCAGCGTTACGCAAAATACTAAATATTTGGTGTATAGTGATTCCTATGATTTAGGATTAAGTATTGTATTAATTCATCTTGTAGATCATAATCTAACTTGTGCTTAATACTCATGTTAGTAAAAAGTGCCAGTTGCATTAAAAATGTATTTTTCTGTACAGATTTAAAATGTATTATCTCTGACAACTGTATCCTTAAATTTAAATATATTAAGTAATTTTAGAGGTGGGCTTCGATGGTCTTTATTGATCTCAGTCCCTTCAAGATAATCTTCCCATTTTTGCTTTATTCTTTGATGGTGAGGGAGGTCAAATTGCAGAGAAGGTGTGACAAAAATCGAAAACGCTCAAAACGTCGAGCCATTTATTGTCCAATTCACGGATGTTATCTTGATAGTGTTAGTCCCAAATATCCTCTATTTGCTGATCGTGCTGAGCAGCTACAACAGCGAGGTATGCCACGCCAAAATGCCTTGATGCTTGTAGCAAGTCGAATAGCTGTACCTCTGGATGGAGAATGGATTGAGGCTTTTTGGTGTGACCAGTGTCAGCAAACAAATTGGTATCACGTATGTAAAGGTGAGGATCGCACTTTTCGTGTTTTGATTGCACCATACGAGCTTTGGCAATATGTGACAGGGGCTATTTCGCCTGATGGCAATCCATCCGTTGGCGAGTTTACTCGTAAAAATGCCCGAATGGTTGACTATAGTGGGATTAAAGATTTTCATTTTGTAGTCTAAATGGATTCAGTATTAGTGTTCTCACCAGCCATATATTAATTAGGTGAGTTAAAAGTAAATAGATCTATGAATAGTGCCTTTTGGAATGGAAAACGAGTATTACTGACAGGGCATACTGGCTTTAAAGGGAGTTGGTTATCTTTGTGGCTACAATCTGTTGGTGTTGATTTATGGGGATATGCATTGCAGCCACCTACAGATCCTAGTTTGTTTGAACTTGCTCGTGTAGCAGAAGGGATGAATTCTGTGATAGGAGATGTTTGCGATCGCGAGCATTTACAGAAGGTTATTGCTGAGTGTAAGCCCGAAATAGTGATCCATATGGCAGCCCAATCAGTAGTCCGCTCTTCCTATACTGATCCTGTATCCACTTACAGTACAAATGTGATGGGAACTGTCAACCTCTTAGAAGCAATCCGTCAGGTGGGTGGTGTTCGAGTCGTGGTCAATGTTACTACAGACAAATGTTATGAAAATAAAGAATGGGTCTGGGGATATCGCGAGAATGATCCCTTGGGTGGTTATGATCCCTACAGTAGCAGTAAAGCTTGCTCGGAATTAGTTACATCTTCTTATCGGGATTCATTTTTTCATCCTAGCGAATATGCTAACCATGGTGTAGCGATCGCATCTGCTCGTGCGGGTAATGTCATTGGTGGTGGTGATTGGACACCTGACGGGCTAGTGGCTGACATTACTAAATCATTACTAAGCAAGCAGCCAATTTTAATTCGTAATCCCTATGCAACTCGCCCTTGGCAACATGTACTAGATGCCTTAAATGGCTATTTAGTCCTAGTAGAAAAGCTCTACAATAACGGTTCTGCTTTTGCTGATGCTTGGAATTTTGGTCCTTACGAGTCCTCAATCAAGCCAGTTGGTTGGCTAGTAGATCAACTACTATCTCTATGGGGAGAAAATGTTTATTGGGAACAAGATAAAGGCTATCAGCCCCATGAAGCTAACTCCCTAAGTTTAGATTGCTCAAAAGCACGTCTTAAAATGGGATGGGAACCGAAATTGTCTCTTATAGAAGCTTTAGAACAAATTATCGTGTGGACTAGATCCTATCACTCAGGGGAAGATATGCAGGAAATTACGAAAGCTGCAATTCATAGATTTATGGCAATTATTTAATTGTGTAATAGGTAGTAAACTAACCAGTCAATTGTTTATTTAGAGGTAGCCAATGAGCAAACATTCCGAGACATCGAACTCAATAGAGAAACAACTGAGTAAAACACCTAAATGCCAATTTTGTGGTTCGGGCTTGAAGCATACCCTAGTTGATCTGGGAATGTCACCACTATGCGAGAGCTTTTTAACTTCAGAACAACTTAATCAAATGGAAGCATTTTATCCATTACATGTTCGAGTGTGCGAAAACTGCTTTTTAGCTCAATTGGAAGCATATGTTAGTCCAGAACATATATTTACAGAATATGCCTACTTTTCTTCTTATGCAGATACTTGGTTAAAACAATGCAAGGAATATACAGATCAAGTTGTTGAACAGTTCCATCTTAATGAAAATAGTCAAGTAATTGAGATCGCTAGTAATGATGGATATCTTCTGCAATACTTTGTTGAGAAAAATATCCCTGTGCTTGGAGTTGAGCCTGCGACTAACATTGCGAAAGTTGCGATCGCTAAAGGTATTCCCACTTTAAATGAATTCTTTGGGCAAGAATGTGCGCGTAAACTAGTTCAACAAGGTAAGCAAGCCGATTTAATTGCCGCAAACAATGTGTTAGCACATGTACCAGATTTAAACGATTTTGTTGCAGGGATCAAGATTTTGCTTAAGCCCCAAGGTGTTGCTACGGGAGAAATTCAACATCTGGTGAAATTGATGGCATCTAACCAATTTGACACAATTTATCATGAGCATTTCTGCTATCACACATTTACGACTCTCGAAAAAATCTTTGCCGCGCATGGTTTAACCCTGTTTGATGTGGAAGAGTTACCAACTCATGGTGGCTCCTTAAGGATTTATGCCCGTCATGCCGAGGACTTATCAAAACCAATTAGCGATCGCGCAGTAAAATTGAAAGAGCATGAAAGATCCGATGGCTTCGCTTCCATTGAACGCTACACCAATTTTGATGAACAAGTTCGAGAAACTAAGAGGAAATTACTCGACTTTTTGATTAAAGCTAAGCGTGAAGGAAAAACTGTCGTTGGCTATGGTGCACCGGGTAAAGGTAACACATTGCTTAATTATTGTGGCATTCGGACAGACTTTCTAGATTACACAGTTGATCGCAATCCCTATAAGCATGGCAAGTTTTTGCCAGGAACCCACATTCCCATCTATTCTCCTAGCAAGATTCAAGAAACCAAGCCAGACTATGTAATGATTTTGCCTTGGAACTTTAAAGACGAAATCATTGAACAAATGAGTGTAATTCGGGATTGGGGGGGCCAGTTTGTGGTTCCAATTCCTGAAATCCAAATTTATTCCTAAGGTATAAATGCTATTCACACAGACCGATCTAGAAGGTGCTTACATTGTTGAGCCAGAAAAACTGAATGATAATCGCGGATATTTTGCACGTACTTGGTGTCAGAAAGAGTTTCAAATTCGAAACCTTGATGCCAACTTAGTACAATGTAGTATTTCTTTTAACAAAAAAAAGGGAACACTAAGAGGAATGCATTTACAACTCCCTCCATCCGCGGAAACAAAGCTTGTAAGATGTACAAGAGGGTCAGTCTATGACGTTATTATAGATCTCCGATTAGACTCTACAACCTATTTACAGTGGATAGCTATTACCCTTACCGCTGACAATAGTAAAGCTCTATATATCCCAAAAGGCTTTGCTCATGGATTTCAAACATTGGAAGATAACACAGAAATCTTTTATCAAATGTCTGATTTTTATAGCCCTACTTGTGCTGTTGGTTTTCGCTGGAATGATCCAGCATTCAAGATTCATTGGTTAGAAGAAATTAGTGTTATATCTGAGCGTGATCAGCAATATAAAGATTACACCCCAGCAATACTTCTAGATATTTAGGACGCTAATACTTGTTAGATTCTTAGAAGTAATGAATTTTGCAACAGTTTAAACTTGTAGATATGGCTAACAAATTGGAAAATCAAATACATACAACACATCAAATTGGATTAAATATATATGAACTCATTTCAGAGCTATATCCAATTTGTCGGAGTATAACTGGCAATGGGGTTCGCAAATCACTAAATATATTAAAAAAATACATTCCATTAGAAATCCATGAAATTCCCACAGGGACAAAAGTATTTGATTGGGAAATCCCCAAAGAGTGGAATGTTCGGGATGCTTATGTAAAAAATCAATATGGACAGAAAGTTATTGATTTTCAGAAGTCCAACCTTCATTTAGTTAACTACAGTATCCCAATTCATCAAACAATGTCTTTGGCAGATTTAAGTAAACATCTGTTTACACTTCCTGATCATCCTCATTGGATTCCCTATCGAACTTCTTACTATCATGAGAATTGGGGCTTTTGTCTTAGCTACAATGATTTTACAAACTTTGAAGATGGCGAATACGAGGTTTACATTGATTCTTCTCTTCAAGATGGACATCTGACCTATGGAGAATATTACTTGTCTGGGGAAACTGATGAAGAAGTTCTATTTTCATGCCATATCTGCCATCCATCTCTTTGTAATGACAATTTATCAGGTATGGCTTTAGCAACATTTTTAGCCAAACATATTAATTCTTTCCCAAGACGATATTCTTATAGATTTATCTTTATCCCTGGCACAATTGGTTCAATCACTTGGCTTAGTTTAAATGAGAGTCAAACTCATAAAATAAGGCATGGACTAGTAATATCAGGCGTTGGAGATAGTGGCAGCATGACCTATAAACAAAGTCGCCAAGGTAATGCAGAAATTGATAAAATTGTTGCTCATGTCTTGCAGGATTTAGACAAACACTACACTATTGAAGAGTTTTCTCCATATGGTTATGATGAAAGGCAATACTGCTCTCCTGGTTTTAATTTGCCAATTGGTAGACTAGGTAGAACCCCTTTTGGGTGCTATCCTGAATATCATACATCGGCTGACAATTTAGAGTTTGTTAAACTTAATTCCTTAGAGGAATCTTGGATAGCTTACCTTAATATTTTTGAAATTCTAGAAAACAATAAAGTGTATTTGAATACAAACTCTAAATGCGAACCTCAGTTAGGTAAACGAGGTTTGTATGGAAGTTTAGGCGGTTTACAAGATAAAAAAATCCAAGAAATGGCACTACTATGGGTACTTAATTTTTCGGATGGTGATCATACTTTATTAGATATAGCTACCAGATCTAAGCTCAAGTTTAAGTTAATATTAAAAGCGTCAATTTCTTTGTTAAAAGCTGGACTGTTACAAGAACGCAATAGAGATATTACTAATAGTAAATAGTTATTAATATTTAAATATAAATTCTATTTATTAAGTCAAAATTTGCAAAAATTCAACTATCTATCTATTTATCATTTTCATTTATTATGAAAGTTGTACTATTTTGTGGTGGTCTTGGTACTAGATTAAAAGAATATTCTGAAACTATTCCAAAGCCTATGGTCGAGATTGGTTATCGTCCTATTATTTGGCATTTAATGCGCTACTATGCTCATTTTGGGCATAAAGAATTCATTCTATGTCTTGGTTACAGGGGGGACTATATCAAAAAATATTTTCTGGATTACAACGAATGTATGTCAAATAATTTCACAATATCTGAAGGGGGTAAAAAAATTGAGCTACATACTAGTGATATTGAGGATTGGAAAATTACATTTGTTGATACGGGCTTAAATGCAAATCTGGGACAACGTTTAGTAGCTGTCAAAAAAATCTTAGCAGGAGAAGAGGTTTTCTTAGCAAACTATTCAGATGGTCTTACTGATCTTAACCTTGATTTATATCTTGACAACTTTTGCAAGCATGATAAAGTTGCAAGCTTTTTGGCTGTACAACCATCTCAATCTTTTCATGTTGTCTCATGGAATAAGGATGAACTAGTTGAAAGTATTAAACCTGTTGGTAATTCTGGATTGTGGATTAATGGAGGCTTTTTTGCTTTTAAACAATCAATTTTTGATTATATTCAAGAGCAAGAAGAGCTAGTAATTGAGCCATTTCAAAGATTGATTCAAAAACAAGAGATAATCGCATATAAAAATCAAGGCTTTTGGGCTTGTATGGATACCTTTAAAGAAAAGAATATGTTTGATGAGATGTATGCAAAAGGTAATACTCCATGGGCTGTCTGGGATACTTCGCGTTAATAAATATTAGTATGATTTTTTTTGGGAGAACCTACCTTTCTATGCTTAAAAAGCTACCAAGAGTTGCTTTTCTTTTGCACAATATTGATAGTGGGGGTGTAGAAAGAGTAGCTATTAACCTTCTTAAAGAACTTGTTAAATATCCTATATCAATAGATCTAGTACTATTTGAGAAGAAGGGCAATTTTTTAAACGAAACCCCACCTGAGGTAAGAATTGTTGATTTGTCTAGCACAAGTTCTGGGAGGCTAAGGAAAATATTTCCTTTAGTTAAGTACCTTCGGCGGGAAAAGCCGTCTGTACTAGTTTCTAAGCTAGTACAATTTAATGTTATTGCTATAATCGCCAAGTTCTTTTCATTCATTCCATTACATATTCTTTTAGTAGAACACCTTAGTTTTGATTCTTTAGAAAATAAGATTAAAAATGATCCCAAAGAAAAAATTGGTTTTCTCAATCAATTAAGAAAGATTTTTTATCCTAAAGCTAATGTAGTCGCCGCAGTTTCTCAAGGTTTAGCGCAAGCTTTAGAAAAAGACTTAAACATGAAAACGGGAACATTTAGGGTGCTTTATAACCCTGTTATTGATAAAAATCTAGTTACTAAGTCTCAATTGCCTGTCGAGCATCCTTGGTTTGAGTTTGGACAGCCACCAGTTTTTTTAGCTGCTGGAAGACTAGCACCTCAAAAAGATTTTCTTACACTAATTAAAGCTTTCGCTATTTTTCGGCAGAAGTACACTGCCCGATTAGTAATTTTAGGGGAAGGACCTGAACGCCAGATTTTAGAAGCTGAAATATCTCGACTAAATTTAGAGGCTGATGTTGCGTTACTCGGATTTACAGATAATCCTTATGCTTATATGAGTAAAGCTTCTGCATTTATTCTTTCTTCTCGCTTTGAAGCATTGCCAACAGTTTTGATTGAAGCGTTAGCTTGCGGATGTCAAGTAATTGCTACAGATTGTCCCTATGGTCCCAATGAAATATTAGTGAATGGCAAGTATGGAAAGTTAGTTAGTGTTGGTAATACTGATGAGCTAGCTGATGCAATAGAAAAAACCCTTGATAGTCCTATTGATCCTCAGCTTTTAAAGCTACGCGCCTATGATTTTAATTCTAAAAATGCAGTTGTGGAATATTTAAAAGCAATGAATTTAGATTACTTACTTGAATAATATGTTGAAGATGTTTATGATGATTTAATGGATAAAAAGTTTTGGATAAGATGATAAAACTAATTGATCTACTAAATAATAAATTCTAAAACCTTTCAAGAAATAAACAAGTTATGCCTAAAGTTAGTATCGTTATCGTAAATTACAATTATGGCAAGTACCTAGATGAACGTATTAGAACAATATTGAATCAATCCTATAGAGACTTTGAGCTAATTATTATTGATAACGGTTCAACTGATAATAGTGTAGAAGTAATTAATCGTTACATATCTGACACTAGAGTACTCCCCAAATTTTATCCTGAAAATGATTTGCCTTTTAAACGTTGGAATGAGGCATTGAACTCAGCAACTGGAGATTATTTCCTAATTACGGCTGCAGATGATAGTTCTTATCCAGCTTTATTGGAAAAAACAGTTGAGAAGTTAGATAAACATCCTTCTGTTGGAATAGCATTTTCTCAATCTTGGGATATTGATGATCAAGGTAAACAATTACGTTCATGGAAAGAATGGACTGATAATTTAGATAAGGAACGTTGGGCAAAAGACTTTATTGATGACGGAAAAAATGAATGTCAGTACCTTCTCTTTCAGTGTACTATTCCTAATCCTAGTGCTGCTTTGATAAGACGTACTGTATTTTTAGAAGCAGGAAAATTTGATACAAGTTTTCGATATCTAGCAGACTGGATGCTCTGGGTGAAAATGCTTTTGATTTCAGATATTGCATTTATATCTGAACCTCTAAATAACTTTAGAACTCATACAGGATCGTTAACAAATGCCACAAGACAATCACTAGAATTTGAGGAAAGAGTAAGGATTATCAACTATCTATATATTAATATAAAAGCTACAGATGAAACTTGGGAAGCTGTTTATAATCAAACCATTGGATATTGGTCGAATTTAATTTTAGAGAATAAAATTTCATTTGATAAAAGCAAGAAAATTTATAATATCTTGCAATCTATGGATCAAAATTTAAACTATAGATTAGCTAGACATCTGATTAAATATGGTTGGAGAAATTTTATAGATATGTTTAGTTATAAGACGGTCAATATCAAGGAGTAAATACTATATGACAAAAGTTAGTGTGATTATTCCTAACTATAACCATGCAAGGTTTCTAGAAAAGCGTATTCATACTGTTCTACAACAAACCTATCAAGATTTTGAAGTCATATGTTTAGATGATGCTTCAACAGATGAAAGCAATTATATAATTGCTAAGTTTTCAGATAATCACAGGGTTCAGACAATTTATAATACTGTCAATAGTGGTTCTCCTTTTAAACAGTGGGAAAAAGGTTTACAGGTTGCTAATGGAGAATATATTTGGATTGCTGAGTCAGATGACTATGCTGATTTGAGATTTTTAGACAAACTAGTACCTATTCTTGAGCAAAATCCAAATATTGGTTTAGTTTATTCCCAGTCTTTAGGGGTTGATGAAAATGATCATGTGATTCGTAATTGGAAAATATGGACAGATGATCTAGATAGCGATCGCTGGTCACATAACTTTATTAATAGTGGACGTAACGAATGTCAGAATTATCTAATCTTTAAAAACACAATTCCTAATGCTAGCGCTGTACTTATGAGACGATCAGTTCTAGATAAAATTGGGAAGATTGATACTCAAATGCGATTGGCTGGAGATTGGTTACTCTGGGCAAAAATGTTAACAATTTCAGATATCGCTTTTGTTGCCGAACCTTTGAATAATTTTAGGACCCATACTAACGTAGTGAGGAATACAAGTAAACCATATTTAGAGTTGGAAGAAAGGCTTCAGGTAGTTCACTATATTTCTCAACAAATAGATGTCCCTCATGGTTTTTGGGACATAGTTTTTATTCCATCAATTGGATGGTGGATGAGGATGTTGTTCCGTGGTGAAATTCCTTTAAGTAGAAGTCACAAAATTTATCAATCACTAAAAAATATTGATCCAAATATAAACTGTCGTCTGTTTACAATATTTTTCAAAACGCTAAAAAATAAATTATCTTTATGAAATTAAATTCTAAGGATTTTATTGATTGTAATCTCTTGAATAACTATGCTCCCATTAAAATTTGATTCACAAGGAAAAAATTCTCTTCACCAAGTTCTTTGCCTAGGTGCTCATAGTGATGATATTGAAATCGGTTGTAGTGGGACGTTACTTAAACTTATTGATCAATTTCCAGATATAAGCATTTACTGGGTTGTATTTGGGGCTAATGAGCAAAGGAAAGAAGAGGCTCTTGCTAGTGCCTATGCTTTATTAAAAGATGTCAAAAATAAAACAATCTTGATTAAAGATTTTAGAGATCGATTTTTTCCTTATATTGGTGCAG from Pseudanabaena sp. Chao 1811 encodes the following:
- a CDS encoding GumC family protein — protein: MQSEQNSQIYHQKSDVKRVLSTNVSSASLNDDEGGLKFGNVLQSLQRRLPVIAGVTIVVTSLAVFKSATSKPIYQSGFEILAKPITEETRVISAVTLNNRDTEEPKDTISPTTLKLLKSPKILNPISEALKSKYPDINYDSLVDGLAIKAENQILSVSYQDKNSAKVKAVLDLLSKAYLDYSLEERLSDVQQGIDFVNSQLPQVQERAGKLQDKLQTFRQQYNLIDPDSSSKQLASETTTISQQKLETQVKLDELRSLFSDLSRQVAEPVNETKVSSILQENSRYQAILSQIQTVDGQIAKELSIFQENTDRVQALRDQRANLIPLLRLEEERAKELVASRIRDLEARLEILSEVEDKLNQQVKQLSIISRQYTDIQQEIKITNENLNQFLTKREALRIDAGQRKTPWQILTPAKDPASSSADIKKNGVLGGILGLLLGSGVALFLDRLSNLLRTTDEVKDIAKLPILGIIPFNSDLYSDEDTDEILEGIPLNRSLMRNETSSAIGKLTKIMNFKSWINRSHQGLDSDSNAIQPYYMTSIFLESFRSLYTNIRLLSPDEEIRSLVISSSIPSEGKSTTSLYLAQAAAALGKRVLLVDADLRRPKLHDRLLLSNALGLSNLISTDLNFDQVVQRSSIEPNLSILTSGQVPPDPTRLLSSQKMQILMQSFQENFDLVIYDTPPLLGLVDSKLIAARTDGIVMVVGLDKTKASNLTQALELLSNSPIGIFGIIVNGSKDYVTGVTETYKLY
- a CDS encoding WecB/TagA/CpsF family glycosyltransferase, whose translation is MYTDDIPKQDLIVTPVSTLLFDEQINLMVSWANQKQSRMVCVANVHMLVEAWQNNHFANVLKQADLVTPDGMPLVWMLKSLGHKQAQRVAGMDIFQTVCQQAAIAQTSIFLLGSSPEVLDKISQRLKLQFPTIKIAGTESPPFRPLASTVDMDMVNTINESGAGVLFVALGCPKQELWMNQHKDKIQAVMIGVGGVFPVYAGILKETPKLMQNLGLEWLFRLCQEPKRLWKRYATTIPIFIWLMLKQIVFSKENQIKS
- the rfbG gene encoding CDP-glucose 4,6-dehydratase; the encoded protein is MNSAFWNGKRVLLTGHTGFKGSWLSLWLQSVGVDLWGYALQPPTDPSLFELARVAEGMNSVIGDVCDREHLQKVIAECKPEIVIHMAAQSVVRSSYTDPVSTYSTNVMGTVNLLEAIRQVGGVRVVVNVTTDKCYENKEWVWGYRENDPLGGYDPYSSSKACSELVTSSYRDSFFHPSEYANHGVAIASARAGNVIGGGDWTPDGLVADITKSLLSKQPILIRNPYATRPWQHVLDALNGYLVLVEKLYNNGSAFADAWNFGPYESSIKPVGWLVDQLLSLWGENVYWEQDKGYQPHEANSLSLDCSKARLKMGWEPKLSLIEALEQIIVWTRSYHSGEDMQEITKAAIHRFMAII
- a CDS encoding class I SAM-dependent methyltransferase, which translates into the protein MSKHSETSNSIEKQLSKTPKCQFCGSGLKHTLVDLGMSPLCESFLTSEQLNQMEAFYPLHVRVCENCFLAQLEAYVSPEHIFTEYAYFSSYADTWLKQCKEYTDQVVEQFHLNENSQVIEIASNDGYLLQYFVEKNIPVLGVEPATNIAKVAIAKGIPTLNEFFGQECARKLVQQGKQADLIAANNVLAHVPDLNDFVAGIKILLKPQGVATGEIQHLVKLMASNQFDTIYHEHFCYHTFTTLEKIFAAHGLTLFDVEELPTHGGSLRIYARHAEDLSKPISDRAVKLKEHERSDGFASIERYTNFDEQVRETKRKLLDFLIKAKREGKTVVGYGAPGKGNTLLNYCGIRTDFLDYTVDRNPYKHGKFLPGTHIPIYSPSKIQETKPDYVMILPWNFKDEIIEQMSVIRDWGGQFVVPIPEIQIYS
- the rfbC gene encoding dTDP-4-dehydrorhamnose 3,5-epimerase; this encodes MLFTQTDLEGAYIVEPEKLNDNRGYFARTWCQKEFQIRNLDANLVQCSISFNKKKGTLRGMHLQLPPSAETKLVRCTRGSVYDVIIDLRLDSTTYLQWIAITLTADNSKALYIPKGFAHGFQTLEDNTEIFYQMSDFYSPTCAVGFRWNDPAFKIHWLEEISVISERDQQYKDYTPAILLDI
- a CDS encoding DUF4910 domain-containing protein, coding for MANKLENQIHTTHQIGLNIYELISELYPICRSITGNGVRKSLNILKKYIPLEIHEIPTGTKVFDWEIPKEWNVRDAYVKNQYGQKVIDFQKSNLHLVNYSIPIHQTMSLADLSKHLFTLPDHPHWIPYRTSYYHENWGFCLSYNDFTNFEDGEYEVYIDSSLQDGHLTYGEYYLSGETDEEVLFSCHICHPSLCNDNLSGMALATFLAKHINSFPRRYSYRFIFIPGTIGSITWLSLNESQTHKIRHGLVISGVGDSGSMTYKQSRQGNAEIDKIVAHVLQDLDKHYTIEEFSPYGYDERQYCSPGFNLPIGRLGRTPFGCYPEYHTSADNLEFVKLNSLEESWIAYLNIFEILENNKVYLNTNSKCEPQLGKRGLYGSLGGLQDKKIQEMALLWVLNFSDGDHTLLDIATRSKLKFKLILKASISLLKAGLLQERNRDITNSK